The Rhodanobacter sp. LX-99 genome segment TGCCGCGCCCTGCGGCTGGCGTCACCGGCGCGGGTGCGGCCGGCGCTGCGGCAGCCGGCCTGGTCGGCGTGGCGACCGCCGGCTTCGTCGCCGCGGGCGCATGGGTGTTCGCCGCCGCCTGCTGCGGAGTGGCCTGTTGCGGGATCACCGGCTGGCTCGGCGACGTGCCCGAACCGGTGGTCACCGTGGTCGGTTGCGGCGGCTTGCCGGCTTCGGGGTCGGTCTCGACGTCGCGCGGGCGGCTGGAACCGATGTCCACCGTGGCCAAACGATCACTGGATGCCGGCGTCGCCGACTGCACCGATGCCGTGGCGGCGCTCGACCCGCTGGCGGCGGCATCCGGAGTCAGGCTCATGGTGCGGGTTTGCAGGTCGCGATCCGGCGCCGGCGGGATCGCCAGGCTGACCGCCTGATCGCCACCCGGAGCCGGCGGGGTACTGGAAAAGAACATCGGCACGAACAGAACCGCCAAGGCAATCAGGACGGCGGCTCCCAGCAGGCGTGTTTTCAAGTTTTCGCTCCAGGGCGGCAAACGCGGTGCGCAACGGCGCGATTATACCTGCCTGCGCCGGACGCCATGAATCGCCCTCAGCCGATGCGTTCAGCGAGCACCGCGCTGGCCACGAAAAACGAGCCGAACGCCAGGATGCGTTCGCCCGGCTGCGCCGTCGCGCGCGCCGCCGCCAGCGCGGCGGCCACGTCGGCATGCGTATCGAACGAAGCCTGCGGCAAGGTCTGCTGCAGAGTCGCGGCCAGTGCCGCCACCGCCATGCCGCGCGGGGTGGCCCGATCCAGTCCGGCCAGGTGCCAGTGGTCGATGCGCGTGCCGAGCGCATCGATCACCCCGGCCACGTCCTTGTCCGCCAGCGCGCCGTACACCGCATGCACCCGCGTCGGCGGCTGCGCATCCAGCCACTCGGCCAGCGCGCGGGCGGCCTGCGGGTTGTGGCCCACGTCCACTATCACCGGTGGCTCGCCGCCGATCGACTGCAACCGCGCCGGTGCGCGTACCTCATGCAGGCCGGCGCTGACCGCCGCGAAGAATGCGCTGGGCGTGAGCGCACCCAGGTCGAGCGCATGCAGCGCGGCGATCGCCGCCGCCGCGTTCGCGTACTGCACCGGCGCCGCCAGCGCGGGATCGGGCAGTTCCATCGCGCTGCCGTCGCGGTGGCGCCAGCGCCAGCCATCCTCGTGCCGTTCGACGCAGAAATCGACTCCGGCGCGCTCGACCCGTGCGCCGCGGGCGGCCAGCGCATCGAGCAGGCCGGCCGGCGGGTCCAGTTCGCCCACGATCGCCGGCCGCCCGGCCCGCGCGATGCCGGCCTTCTCGCGGCCGATGCTGTCGCGGTCCGGGCCCAGCCAGTCCATGTGGTCCAGGTCCACCGTGACGATGATCGCCACGTCGGCGTCGATGATGTTGACCGCGTCCAGCCGCCCGCCCAATCCCACTTCCAGCACCGCCACGTCGACGCCGGCGCGGGCGAACAGGTCCAGCGCGGCCAGCGTGCCGAATTCGAAATAGGTCAGCGGAACGGCATCGCCCGGTGCCGCAGTGCGCGCCGCCTCGATCCGCTCGAACGAGGCGACCAACGCGGCGTCATCGGCATTCGCGCCGTCGATGCGCACGCGCTCGTTGTATTCCAGCAGGTGCGGCGAGGTGAACGCGCCCACGCGCAGGCCGGCGGCACTGAGCATCGCCTCCAGCAAGGCGACGGTGGAACCCTTGCCGTTGGTGCCGCCGACCGTAATCACCTGTTTCGCCGGCGCCGGCGCACCCATCCGCTGCCACACCTCGCGTACCCGGTCGAGTCCCAGCTCGATGGTATGGACGTTGACGCGTTCCTGGTACGCCAGCCATTCGGCGAGAGTGCGGCTCATGCGGTGACTTCGTGCATATGGAAAGCGCAAAGCTTAAAGCATCGTCTCAAACGAACGAACGAATGCATGCCGCTGCAGCGCACGCCATGCTCATCGCGGACACGGCGTCACAACGCCGCCTTGCGCAACCGCAGCGCGTTGCTCACCACCGACACCGAACTCAGGCTCATCGCCAGCGCGGCGATCATCGGCGACAGCGTGATGCCGAACCACGGATACAGCACGCCCGCCGCCAGCGGCACGCCGACCGCGTTGTAGATGAAGGCGAAGAACAGGTTCTGGTGGATGTTGCGCACCGTTGCCCGGGACAGCCTGCGCGCCCGCACGATGGCGCCCAGCTCGCCCTTCACCAGGGTCACCTGCGCGCTCTCCATCGCCACGTCGGTGCCGCTGCCCATGGCGATGCCGATATCGGACGCGGCGAGCGCGGGCGCATCGTTGATGCCGTCGCCGGCCATCGCCACGCGGCGGCCCTCGGCCTTGAGCCGGTTCACCACCGCGGCCTTGTCGGCCGGCGACACGTCGGCATGCACCTCGTCGATGCCCAGCGTGCGCGCCACCGCCTGCGCGGTGGTGGCGTTGTCGCCGGTGAGCATCACGATGCGCAGGCCGGCCGCGTGCAGCGCCGCGATCGCCGCCGGGGTGTCCGGCTTGATCCGGTCGGCCACCGCCAGCAAGGCGGCCAGCGCGCCGTCGACGGCCAGGAACATCACCGTGGCGCCCTGCCCGCGCAACCGCTCGGCGCGGGCGCTGGCGTCGTCGCCGATCGCGATGCGCGACTCGGCCATCAGCTTCGCGTTGCCCAGTGCCACCGTGCTGCCATCCACCTCCGCGCTGACGCCGCGGCCCGTGAGCGAACGGAAATCCGTCGCCGCCGGCATCGGCACGCCTTCGGCATCCGCCGCCGCCACGATCGCCCGTGCCAGCGGATGCTCGCTCGGCCGTTCCAGCGCGGCGGCCAGCCCCAGCAGCCGGTCGTGCGCCTGGTCGCCCAGGATCACCAGTTCGGTCAGCGCCGGCTTGCCCATGGTCAGCGTGCCGGTCTTGTCGACCACCAGGGTGTCGATGTCGCGCATGCCTTCGATCGCGCTGGCGTCCTTGAACAGCACGCCGTGCTGCGCGCCGCGGCCGCTGGCCACCATGATCGAGATCGGCGTGGCCAGGCCAAGCGCGCACGGACAGGCGATGATCAGCACCGACACCGCGGCGATCAGCGCATGCGCCAGCCGCGGCTCGGGACCCAGCAGCGCCCACGCCGCGAACGCCAGCAGCGCGACCACCACCACCGCCGGCACGAACCACGCCGCCACCCGATCGGCCACGCGCTGCAGCGGCGCCCGGCTGCGCTGCGCGGCCGCCACCAGCGCCACGATCTGCGCCAGCATCGTCTCGCCGCCGACCTTCTGCGCGCGCATGGTCAACGCACCGTCCTGGTTCACCGTGGCGCCCGTCACCGGGTCGCCCGACGCCTTGGCCACCGGCATCGGCTCGCCGGTGAGCATCGACTCGTCGACGTGGCTTTCGCCGTCCAGCACCACGCCATCGACCGGCACCTTCTCGCCGGGACGCACGCGCAGCACGTCGCCGGCATGCACCTCGTCCAGCGGCACGTCGCGCTCGCTGCCGTCGGCGGCGATCCGCCGCGCGGTCTTCGGCACCAACCCGAGCAGCGCCTTCAGCGCCGCGCCGGTGCGCCGGCGCGCACGCAGCTCCAGGAAATCGCCCAGCATGACCAGGGTGACGATCACCGCCGCCGATTCGAAATACAGCGCGACCCGACCGTGCATGTCGCGAAAACCGTCCGGGAAGACCTCCGGCAGCACGAACGCCACCGCGCTGTACAGCCACGCCACGCCAGTACCCAGCGCGATCAGCGTGTACATGTTCGGCGACCAGGGCTTCAACGAACGCCAGCCACGCGCGAAGAACGGCGCGCCACCCCACAGCACAACGATGCTGCCCAGCACGGCCTCCACCCATGCGGCCACGCCATCCCACGGCGCGAGCAGATGCCAGCCGAACAGGTGCGGCCCCATCGCCAGCGCGAACACCGGCACGGTCAACGCAGCCAGCAGCCAGAAGCGCCGCGTCATCGAAGACAGTTCGCCCCCGTCGTCCGCGTCCAGCGTCGGCATCATCGGTTCCAGCGCCATGCCGCAGATCGGGCAATGACCGGGGCCGACCTGCCGGATCTCGGGGTGCATCGGACAGGTGTAGATCGTGCCGGGCGGCGCCGCCGGCGGCGCCGGGCGATCCCCCAGATAAGCTGGCGGATTCGCCACGAATTTCTCCCGGCAGCGTGCGGAGCAGAAGTGATACGCGTGACCGTCATGCTCGGCGCGATGCTTCGCGGTAAGCGGGTCGACGTCCATGCCGCAAACCGGGTCCTTCACCGTGCGGGCATGCGCGTGATCATGGTGATCATGATGGGCATGGCCGTGATGTTCGTGGGCAGCAGGCACCTGCGGCACCGGCTTCGCTGTGCAGCAGTCGCCTGCCCCTCCGTGGCCGCCAC includes the following:
- the folC gene encoding bifunctional tetrahydrofolate synthase/dihydrofolate synthase, giving the protein MSRTLAEWLAYQERVNVHTIELGLDRVREVWQRMGAPAPAKQVITVGGTNGKGSTVALLEAMLSAAGLRVGAFTSPHLLEYNERVRIDGANADDAALVASFERIEAARTAAPGDAVPLTYFEFGTLAALDLFARAGVDVAVLEVGLGGRLDAVNIIDADVAIIVTVDLDHMDWLGPDRDSIGREKAGIARAGRPAIVGELDPPAGLLDALAARGARVERAGVDFCVERHEDGWRWRHRDGSAMELPDPALAAPVQYANAAAAIAALHALDLGALTPSAFFAAVSAGLHEVRAPARLQSIGGEPPVIVDVGHNPQAARALAEWLDAQPPTRVHAVYGALADKDVAGVIDALGTRIDHWHLAGLDRATPRGMAVAALAATLQQTLPQASFDTHADVAAALAAARATAQPGERILAFGSFFVASAVLAERIG
- a CDS encoding heavy metal translocating P-type ATPase; this translates as MNAHACCHGGDGTPAMTTDPVCGMSVDPATSKHQSTHDGRTFHFCCGGCKAKFDAAPSAHLGGGHGGAGDCCTAKPVPQVPAAHEHHGHAHHDHHDHAHARTVKDPVCGMDVDPLTAKHRAEHDGHAYHFCSARCREKFVANPPAYLGDRPAPPAAPPGTIYTCPMHPEIRQVGPGHCPICGMALEPMMPTLDADDGGELSSMTRRFWLLAALTVPVFALAMGPHLFGWHLLAPWDGVAAWVEAVLGSIVVLWGGAPFFARGWRSLKPWSPNMYTLIALGTGVAWLYSAVAFVLPEVFPDGFRDMHGRVALYFESAAVIVTLVMLGDFLELRARRRTGAALKALLGLVPKTARRIAADGSERDVPLDEVHAGDVLRVRPGEKVPVDGVVLDGESHVDESMLTGEPMPVAKASGDPVTGATVNQDGALTMRAQKVGGETMLAQIVALVAAAQRSRAPLQRVADRVAAWFVPAVVVVALLAFAAWALLGPEPRLAHALIAAVSVLIIACPCALGLATPISIMVASGRGAQHGVLFKDASAIEGMRDIDTLVVDKTGTLTMGKPALTELVILGDQAHDRLLGLAAALERPSEHPLARAIVAAADAEGVPMPAATDFRSLTGRGVSAEVDGSTVALGNAKLMAESRIAIGDDASARAERLRGQGATVMFLAVDGALAALLAVADRIKPDTPAAIAALHAAGLRIVMLTGDNATTAQAVARTLGIDEVHADVSPADKAAVVNRLKAEGRRVAMAGDGINDAPALAASDIGIAMGSGTDVAMESAQVTLVKGELGAIVRARRLSRATVRNIHQNLFFAFIYNAVGVPLAAGVLYPWFGITLSPMIAALAMSLSSVSVVSNALRLRKAAL